CCGTAGCGAATTTGTTCTTGACAGATATTATTTTATAAGCTTTACTAATTATTTTCAAAATTTTAGTGCCTTTTTTTACTTGACCTACCAGTCAAACTTAATTTACGGAATTACCTTATTTACGTTTGTCCTTAACGCAACTCAACGAAAATTTCAAATTTTATTTGTTTTTACAGTAATTTTAACAATTGTTTTGATTGTTTTTTGATCTATATTGGCTTGAAATTTAAATTTGACTTGATCAGTTTTAGCAACAACATCAACTGTCCATTTTTTTCATCCAGTTTTTGCAATATTTGTACTCTTTTGGTATCGAAAACAATTTTCAGTTAGTAAATTAGGTTTAGGTTTAGGGGTTATTTATTCAGTTTGTTATTATATTTTTTGTGTGCTTCTGTATTTTTTCACACTTAGACAATGAGTTGCGCCTGAAATTAAAAAAGTTGGAGCTCAAGAAATAAAAAATATGGTATTTTTTTACACAGGTTTAACTATTTATCCATTTGTAAATTTCTTACATCCATTTTTTTATTCAGGAAACAGCCACTCAGTCGTAATTTTGTTAAACTTGTTAATGGCTTCTTCGGTTGTTTTTCTTCCATATATGATTTCGCTTTTTTATATTAATATTTTTGGAATTAAAGCAACAAATTGGCGTTTGACTCGAGAAATGAAATCGATTTCTAGACGTTTAAAAGCATTTTTCTGAGTTTCCAAACCAAAAAATTAGGAGTAATTTGTTAAAAAGTGGCTAAAATTGTTGTTGGTCTTTCAGGCGGCGTTGATTCTGCGGTTAGCGCATACCTTCTAAAAAAACAAGGGCATGAAGTTATTTGTGTCTTTATGAGAAATTGAGATTCTGACCTTAACAATGATTTTTTAGGTCAGAAAAATTTAGGCGACAATCATATTTGTCCGCAAGAGCAAGATTGGCAGGATGCAAAAAAAGTGGCAGAGCAACTAAATTTGCCAATTTTCCGTGTAGATTTTGTAAAACAATATTGAGATGAAGTTTTTAGCGATCTAATTCAAAAGTACAAATCCGGTTTAACTCCAAATCCTGACATTTTGTGTAACAAAAACATAAAATTCAAACATTTTCTTGATTATGCAATTAATGTTCATCAAGCCGATTTTATTGCAATGGGTCACTATGCAAAAACAAAAAACGGAAATTTGTTTACTCCAAAAGACAAAAATAAAGATCAAACTTATTTTTTAGGACAACTTTCAAAAGATCAGCTAAAAAAAACAATTTTCCCGCTTGCCGATTATTTAAAAAGTGAAGTTAGAGAAATTGCCAAAAATTTAGAGCTAATGAATGCAACAAAAAAAGACTCAACTGGAATTTGCTTCATTGGTGAAAGAAAATTTACTGATTTTCTCCAAAATTATATTCCTGCTCAACCTGGTCCAATCGTCGATATTACCACAAATGAAATTATCGGAAAACATATTGGAATTATGTATTTTACAATTGGGCAACGAAAAGGTTTTGGCCTAAGCGGAATGAATGAACCTTATTTTGTTGTTGGTCACAATCTTCAAGAAAAAATTTTGTATGCGGCTCCATCAAGTCAAAAAATTTGACTTGAATCAAACCAGCTTTTAGCAACTAATGCTAATTTTTTGACAGAAAATTTTCCACTTGAAAATTTAAAAGCCAAATTTCGCTACCGTCAAGAATTTGTTGAGGTTAATATCAAAATAATTGACCATAATTCTTTTTATGTTTATTATCAAAATTATACTGCAGTAACGCCTGGCCAACAAGTTGTGATTTATTCTCAAGATCAAGTTGTTTTAGCTGGCGAAATATCACTTATTTTCCGTGATGGCAAAAAACTTGATTATTTAAGTTAAAAAATCACGAGTTTCCCGGTTTGTTGAGATAATCTTAAAAAGTGTCCAGTTTTTCAGGATTTTTTAACTAAAAAAGCAAAATTATAAAATATTTAAACTACTTTTTTTAGTTAAAACACTGACAAAAACATAAAAAAATACAACTGCTACTTAAACTCAATGCAAATAGAAAACTCGTTTTTATTTGCAGCGAGCCTAAAAAACATATGAAGTTTTGAAAGAACAATAATTAAAAGCCATAAATTTGTAGATTTCTAAACGGTCAAATTTAAGGCATTCCATCATATTTAAAAATATAATGGATAATCCGTGCTGTCTGATTTTTTTTTAGACAAAAAACATAACTCATTCCTCCCTAATTCAATACCAAATTTATTAATTATTCTTAAGTGAGTCTTATTATAACATAACTTTATTTTAGGCAAAGCGTTTTTTTTTTTTTTTTGCAAATGGTTAATTTTAAAATAATAAAAATTAAGATTTTAGCATAAAAAATACCCGTAAATCCGGGTCTTTTTGAATATTTATATTCACTAAAAAGTGAATTTTTGCCATCAAACTGGCAAACTGAGGAAAAACTTGATTATTTAGGCTAAAAAAAATTAAATTAATTTAAAAAAAGTACGATTATAGCCAATAACTTTTCCTTTTATCGCGCTAAGAACCTCAAATGATGTCAAAGGTTTATTTAAATTTCGCGCAATTTGACTCCAGTCAATTACTTGATTAAGCCCAAAAATTTCAAGTTGGTATTTTCCTTGGCCGTTTGTAAGACCAGGAAGATAAATAACTCCGTATTTTGCTTTAATAAATTCAAATTTTTCTGAGGAATCTAGGTTGATTTTTTTAGCAATTGAATCAGCACAAAATGATCCAAAACTATTAAAAACAGGAATATCACTATCAAAAAGATCAAAACTATTTTTTCCAGCACTTAAAGTCGTTTTATAATCATCAGTTTTTTTGATAATTCCAACCCGATTTCAGACATTTAGTCCAACTCCGAGCGAAAAATTTTCGGCAAAACTAGTTATAATTATAGCATATTCTTTAATTTTATTAGATTCAGAATAAATTTCAATGTCAAAATTACGGGCGCTAAAAAATGGGCTTGTGCCTTGTTTGCCTAAAAATTCGATATCTAAAAGATGATAATCATTTTCTCTGGCAATTAGTGCTGATGAGCTAAAATTTATCGGTAAAAAATCAAGAAAAAAATTTTGCTCTTCTTTGGCCAGTGGTGCGTTTAGCTCACTTTTGGAAATCTGTTTTTTTACAAGCAAATTGTTTTCAATTTTTCCATGAGAACGGTATAAAAATGAGCTAATTCCAAAATCAAGGACATGATTTTTAATTAATTCAAGAAAATCATCGTAAAACAGAGGCTTATTTTTTAAATCCTCAGGAATTATATTTTCAACATCAAGGGCAAAAACCTCGAGTCGATAGTTATGATCATTAGCTGGCGGCAGTGGTCCAAAATAGACTCCATCAGGATGAGGTCGATAAAATGAATCAAGTAAATAATTATTTGCATGACGGGTCATTGAATTTTCAAATTGATACATTTTATCTTGGCGCGAAAAGGAGTCATCTCATTTTAGCTTGTTTTTTTTGATATTGGCCGCAACTCAGTGAATAAAAACAAAACCTAATTCAGCAGTTGCTTCGTAGTCAATTAAAGTCAGGGCGTATGATTTTGCGCCTTTAACTTTGTCTCATTTTATGGGAAAACTTACCGAATTAGGGTATTTTTTGCCTAAATTGCCATTACCAAATTGGGTGTCTAAAACGCCATTTTTAACATCAGGGATATAAATTTTTATCATATTTTTTAGTCTTTATCAATATTTTTTGCATTAACTATTACAATTTGATTTCCTCTCAGAAATCTGATAGGGGCTGCTTCAAGAAATTGGACATATTTGTCTGGTTCTGATAGTTTTTTTAAATTTTGCTCAAAATCAATAGGTTGGAAAGGTAAAAGGTTACCGCTTTTAAGAAAACCACTAATATTTATTCGTCTTTCAACGTAAAATATTTTTGGATTTCTAGGATCTTGTTTTTTAATTGCATCTTCAAGCTCAAGCAAAGTCGCACTATAAAGTCCGCCTCGATGGAAATTATTAGAATTTATAAAAGGATATTTTTGGATTTTGTCAGTTAATTTATATTTATCAAAATCATTAATCATCCCAATTTGTTCAGCTTCTGCTTCTTCTCTAGTTTGAGGACCTTGGGCTGGTAAAGGAAAATTTTGTTGGAAAGTTACGGCTTTTTGCACTGAATTTTGTGAAAAAAGGCTTGGTTTTTGATTTATCAAGTTTTTTTGGCTTGTAGATTTAGGTTCGCTTTGATTTTGATTTTCAGGCTGACTTTTAGTCTCAGGGGTATCAGTATTTTGGTCAATTATTCAATAAATACGATAAATTGCATCTTTTATTGTATTAGTTGACTCATCTACATGTGTTTTTTGGTCATTAAGAAAAAAAGCACGCGGTTGAACTTTATATTTTCGACCATCTTTGCCTGTTATTGAATATTTTTCTAATTTTTCAGCCAGTTCTGCTTTTTTTTGGTAATTTTTATCATTAAAAATCGGAATATCCAAATTTGTTTTGGTAATATCTTTGATAACTTGATTAGCTCTATTCAAGATTTTATAATTATAATTTCATCAAAAGGAATTTGAAACAGGTTGTCTGGTTGCAGCTTCTATCTCGTCAGTGATGAAATCAATCAAATCAAGACCGATTGCAATTACTTCATTTTCTTGGGTTGAATTTTCTTGCGCTTGCTGGTTTTGGGATTTAGCCTCATTTTCTCTTTTCCTTTTAATAGTTAATTTAGCAAGCTCCTTGATTACTTTATAGCGTAAATATTCTTCTTTTAATTCCAAATTATTTACAGCAATACCTGATCCGAAATGTTCGGGTAAAAATTCTGGAAGTGCCTTTAAATCTGTGGATTTTAGGTATTTTTCTTGTGACTGTTTTCATCGTTTTAAAAATTCAGAAGGTGTTAAATAAGATGTGCCTTGATAATATTTTTTAACAATTTCAGCAAAATTAGGAGTTTTAGCAAGTTTTTCAAGTTTCTTTTTAATTACATCATTAGATTCGTTTGGAATAAAATTTTGTAAATTTAATTCTGAACTAAAATTGTAAATTAAATTCGCAAAGGCAGTATTTGCAATCTCCTGAGTTTCAATTGATAGGGGTACATTCAAAATATCGGTTAATAAATTATATTTTTCTGGGTCTTGATTTTCGATGCATGAAACAACAATTAGCGGGAAAGACAAAGGGATTATAGCCAAAGATTTTTTAAATTTTAATTTCATTTTTACACCTACTTCTAAGCCTTAAATAAAAAACTAAAAGAAAAAAGATATTCTTTTAGTTTTTTCACTTTGTAAAATGATACCATATTTTTCAATTTATGCTTCATTTTTTGCATAAATTTCTTCAAATCCATTTCGCCTTCAAAAAAACCCTTTAAAAACATCATTATTTTGTAGTTTTGCGGCGTTTTCGCGTTGATAAAGAGCTAAATTTGAATAATATTCTTTTGAAAAAAAGGGAATAATTCCGTTATAAATTAGTTTTAATGATTTTTTATCTAAAACTATTTTGCAATTTGGAACAGGAAAAAAAATAAAAATAGCATCATCAGGTTTTTTTAAAACAGCTTTTATATCAAGACGAAAATCAATTTTACGTAATTTCATTAGAATATTAAAATTATAAAAATTATGATCGCCGTTAAAACTAAAGATTAATTCTTTTTTATAAAAGTCGTTAAATTCGACTAATTCTTCCAAGGTTTTTGCTTTTTTTATAACAACAGCCGTCATTCTTGGTGAGAAAAGTTTAGTAAAACTAGGAACAAGTCAATATCCATCTGATAAGTGGTTAACTTTTATTTTAATAAATTTTGAAATTTTTTCTCTTAATCGGATATTAGCCATAATATTTTGAAAAAAAGTTTGCTATTCCTTCGGTATCATTTGAATCTGTTATATAATCAGCATGTTGTTTTACTTCTTCAGACGCTTGACCCATAGCGATAGCTAGTTTAGTTTGGCCAAACATTGAAATATCATTTTTTGCATCGCCAAAAGATAAAGTCTTATCGAGATTTAGGTCATAATTTTGCTCTAAATAATTTAGTCCTTGACCTTTGTTTGAACCAGAAATCATAATATCAATTACTGAAGATTGGGACTGAACAAAATAAATTCCTTGAACATTTTTAAGTTCGTCCATTGATTTTTCAAAAAGCTCAGGGTTACTATCTCGTTTAATAAGTAAAAATTTTACCACGTCAAGATTAGAAATTTCGCTCTGGGATAAACTTTCATAGTCGTAAAATTCTAAAGGCAATTTTTCAGCTTCAGAAAAATTTTCATTTTCATTTTTAAGGAAAGAAAATCACGGGCATGTTGTTTGTTTTTGGCTAAAAGCTAGCATATTTTTGGTTGTATAAATCAAGAAAAATACTTGATTTTTGGCTAGGCTCTTAAAAATTTCTAAAACTTGACTTGGACTAAAAGTTTTACTAAAAACAACAGATTCATTTTTATAGTCATAAATCAGTGAACCATTGCAACTTATTATCGGAAAATCTGGTTTTAGTGCAAAATAATATTTTTTTATAAAATATCAAGGTCTACCCGAGCAAAAAATAATTTTTTTGCCATCTTTTTTTAATTTTTCTATTGTTTCAACAGATTTTGGGCTGATTTGGTGATCAGATTTTAATAAAGTTCCATCGAGATCGAAAACAAAATTTTCGATATTTTTTAATTTTTCTTTGATAGTATTATTGTTTTTGTCCATAATATGCGTTTTTACCATGTTTTCGGTTATAGTGTTTTTTTTGTAAAACAATATTAGCCTGACTTTGATCAGGATTTATTTGTTTTGTATAAAAGGCCATTTTTGCTACTTCTTCAAGAGTCATAGCGAGTTTAACAGCGTCTTCTGCAGATTTATTAGACCAACAAAATGGTCCGTGTTCTTTTACTAAAACGGCCGGAGTTGCAATAAAATCAATATTATTTTTATTAAAATGATCGACTATAACAACACCGGTGTTGTGTTCATATTGACCATTGATTTGTTCGTCAGTTAATGAATTTGTGCAAGGAATTGAACCATAAAAATTGTCAGCATGGGTTGTTCCTAAGGCAGGAATTTCTTTGCCAGCTTGGGCTCAAGCCACTGAAAAAGGCGAGTGAGTATGGACAATTGCCTTAATTCGTGGATCTGCTTTATAAAGAAGTGAATGAGTTGGTGTGTCACTTGAAGGATTTAAGTCAGTTTCAAGAACATTATTTTCAAGATCAACAGGAACCATATCTGAATATTTCATTTTTTCATAAGAAATTCCACTAGGTTTAATTACATAATATGAGCGATCTGAACTTATGGCCGAAACATTTCCTCAAGTGTGAAGCGCTAATTTTGACTTATATAATAAAAGATTAGCCTCCAAAACTTGTTTTTGCAGTAAAACTAATTCGTCCCTATCTTTGATTTTCATAAGCAATCCTTAAATTTTCAATAAAGAAATCACGTGCTTTTGCGATAATTTGGCTTTGTTTTGCCATATTTTCAGAAAGTGGCAAATTTTGGTCAAAATTTTCTTCTTTGTGCCACATTTCAATTACAAAAGGCACGGCAATTTGGGCTTTTAAAATATAGCTAAATACAGAAACAAAATCGACATCACCTTGGGAAAACTCAAGATTTTTAAAAATTCCAGGGAGAGTATCTTTAAAATGAAAGGCAACAATTTCTGATTTTCCTAGTTTGATTTCTGCTTCTAAATCATTCGAAAAACGGGATAAATTACCTAAATCCGGGTATAAAAGCACGCCTGAGCCAATTTGTTTTTGAAGATAAAGTAGTCTTGAAATTGTTCCGGCAAATTTTGTATCCATTGATTCAAAAGCGATTGTGACACTATATTTTCTTGCTAATTGAACAATTTTTTTCATTGTTTGAATGAAAAAAATCTCAGAATCAGGATGAGGCTGCTCATAATAAATATCATATGCAGCAAGTTGAATAATTCTAATTCCGAGATTTTTTGCCAAAATTAGCGCTTTTTCCATAATTTCAAGCGCTTTTTGGCGAATTTTTTCATCTTTTGCGCCAAAAGGAAATTTTCGGTGCAATGACAGACACAAAGAATTTATATAAAAATCATTTTCAAATAAAGTATCACGAATTTCTTTAATTTGATTTTTAGAAAAATCAAGACGAGCAGCAAATTCATCGCTTTCATCAACAGACATTTCAATAAAATCAAATCCTGCTTTTTTTGCCACTTTAATTTTGTCGACAAATGTCAAACGTTTATCAATCGCTTTTTCGTAAATTCCTAAAGGAAAATTAATTTCAGTATTTTTTAAATTCATCCTTAAATTCCTTTGCTTTTTCTTCAGGATTCGCAGCATCACGAATTGAACGGCCGGCAATAAAAATGTAAATTGGAATATCTTTAAATAATTTAATATCCTCAACTTCAACTCCGCCAGTAATTGTAACTTTGAAGCCTAAATCCGCGAGTTTTTTTACAATATCAATATCTTTTTGGGCTCATTTAACTCCGCTAGCTTGCGAATCGCGCGGACGGTGTCAAACAACTTGGGGAACACCTGCATTTTTTCAGTCTTGAACTTGTTCTCAAGTAAAATTATTTGTCATTTCTACTTGAATTTCAAGACTTTTAGCCATTTTTTGACTGTAGTCATGAGAAAGATTGACTAAATCTTTGATTGTCGGAGTTTCTGCTGCACAAATTACAGTTGTAAAATCAGCGCCTGAGTCAAAAAACATTTTTCCAAAAATGTTTCCAGCATCAGCAATCTTACCATCAGCAACAATTATTTTATCAGGAAAATTTTTTCGAAGTTCAGAAATAGCTTTTTTACCTTCAGCGGCTAGTAAAATTGTTCCAACTTCAATAACATCAATATATTTTTCTGCTTTTTTTGCAGACAATATCGCCTCTTCAATACTTTGATTATCAAGAGCAATTTGTAAAAGTGGTAGCGCCATGTTTTATCCCTTTCCTTATAAATTTATATATAAATTATACATTTTTTTATGATTTTTAGATCATTTTTGGCAAAATAATCAACTGTGATTCAAATTTTTGAAATATTAGATCATTTTTTTATTAATCATTAAAATATCAAAGTAAAAATCATACCTATTTCAAATATTTGGATTATTAGGAACGCCATCAAACTGCAAACTCAAAAAAGGTAACTATCAAGGCAAAAACACTAAATTTTAAATCTAACACTCATGAATGCAAAATCTACTTATTAATCAAATAAAGCAAACTAAAAAAGCTAAAATTTTAGCCAAAAAGCAAAATTATGAAATTTTTAAACTACTTTTTTAGTTAAAACACTAACAAAAATCAAAGAAAATACAACTACTATTTAAACTCAATGTAAATAGAAAACTCATTTTTACTTACATTGAGCCTAAAAAAATATGTGAAGTTTTGAAAGAGCCATAATCAAAAGCCTTAAATTTATAGATTTCTAAACAGTTAAATTTAAGGAATTCCATCATATTTAAAAATATAATGGATAATTCGCATTTTCTGATTTTTTTAGACAAAAAACATAATTAATTCCCCCTTAATTCAATATCCAAATTTATTAATTATTCTTAAGTTGTAGATATTATAACACATTTTATTTTAGATCAAACATTTTTTTTTTTTTTTTGAAACGGTTAGTTTTAAAATAATAAAAATTAAGATTCTAGGCTAAAAAACATGGATTTACCGGTATTTTTTCATATTTGTATTCAATAAAAAGTAAATTTTTGCATCAAATTGAGAAACTTAGGAAAATAATTGACGGGATTTAAATTTTTGAAAAATTAGATCATTTTTTTGTTAGTCGTTAAAAACCGGGTAGTTAGTTTTTTGACTAAAGCATTTTTTTAAACTAATTTTTTACAGGCAAATTTGCTAAA
The sequence above is a segment of the Mesomycoplasma ovipneumoniae genome. Coding sequences within it:
- a CDS encoding L-ribulose-5-phosphate 4-epimerase — translated: MKIKDRDELVLLQKQVLEANLLLYKSKLALHTWGNVSAISSDRSYYVIKPSGISYEKMKYSDMVPVDLENNVLETDLNPSSDTPTHSLLYKADPRIKAIVHTHSPFSVAWAQAGKEIPALGTTHADNFYGSIPCTNSLTDEQINGQYEHNTGVVIVDHFNKNNIDFIATPAVLVKEHGPFCWSNKSAEDAVKLAMTLEEVAKMAFYTKQINPDQSQANIVLQKKHYNRKHGKNAYYGQKQ
- a CDS encoding YbhB/YbcL family Raf kinase inhibitor-like protein, encoding MIKIYIPDVKNGVLDTQFGNGNLGKKYPNSVSFPIKWDKVKGAKSYALTLIDYEATAELGFVFIHWVAANIKKNKLKWDDSFSRQDKMYQFENSMTRHANNYLLDSFYRPHPDGVYFGPLPPANDHNYRLEVFALDVENIIPEDLKNKPLFYDDFLELIKNHVLDFGISSFLYRSHGKIENNLLVKKQISKSELNAPLAKEEQNFFLDFLPINFSSSALIARENDYHLLDIEFLGKQGTSPFFSARNFDIEIYSESNKIKEYAIIITSFAENFSLGVGLNVWNRVGIIKKTDDYKTTLSAGKNSFDLFDSDIPVFNSFGSFCADSIAKKINLDSSEKFEFIKAKYGVIYLPGLTNGQGKYQLEIFGLNQVIDWSQIARNLNKPLTSFEVLSAIKGKVIGYNRTFFKLI
- a CDS encoding MPN499 family protein → MANIRLREKISKFIKIKVNHLSDGYWLVPSFTKLFSPRMTAVVIKKAKTLEELVEFNDFYKKELIFSFNGDHNFYNFNILMKLRKIDFRLDIKAVLKKPDDAIFIFFPVPNCKIVLDKKSLKLIYNGIIPFFSKEYYSNLALYQRENAAKLQNNDVFKGFFWRRNGFEEIYAKNEA
- the mnmA gene encoding tRNA 2-thiouridine(34) synthase MnmA; translation: MAKIVVGLSGGVDSAVSAYLLKKQGHEVICVFMRNWDSDLNNDFLGQKNLGDNHICPQEQDWQDAKKVAEQLNLPIFRVDFVKQYWDEVFSDLIQKYKSGLTPNPDILCNKNIKFKHFLDYAINVHQADFIAMGHYAKTKNGNLFTPKDKNKDQTYFLGQLSKDQLKKTIFPLADYLKSEVREIAKNLELMNATKKDSTGICFIGERKFTDFLQNYIPAQPGPIVDITTNEIIGKHIGIMYFTIGQRKGFGLSGMNEPYFVVGHNLQEKILYAAPSSQKIWLESNQLLATNANFLTENFPLENLKAKFRYRQEFVEVNIKIIDHNSFYVYYQNYTAVTPGQQVVIYSQDQVVLAGEISLIFRDGKKLDYLS
- a CDS encoding MAGa3780 family membrane protein, whose protein sequence is MIENNDTYLATKFDHFSNWKKERKISLIFSLLIISITVSLIGYSMIENRSEFVLDRYYFISFTNYFQNFSAFFYLTYQSNLIYGITLFTFVLNATQRKFQILFVFTVILTIVLIVFWSILAWNLNLTWSVLATTSTVHFFHPVFAIFVLFWYRKQFSVSKLGLGLGVIYSVCYYIFCVLLYFFTLRQWVAPEIKKVGAQEIKNMVFFYTGLTIYPFVNFLHPFFYSGNSHSVVILLNLLMASSVVFLPYMISLFYINIFGIKATNWRLTREMKSISRRLKAFFWVSKPKN
- a CDS encoding 3-keto-L-gulonate-6-phosphate decarboxylase UlaD — encoded protein: MALPLLQIALDNQSIEEAILSAKKAEKYIDVIEVGTILLAAEGKKAISELRKNFPDKIIVADGKIADAGNIFGKMFFDSGADFTTVICAAETPTIKDLVNLSHDYSQKMAKSLEIQVEMTNNFTWEQVQDWKNAGVPQVVWHRPRDSQASGVKWAQKDIDIVKKLADLGFKVTITGGVEVEDIKLFKDIPIYIFIAGRSIRDAANPEEKAKEFKDEFKKYWN
- a CDS encoding L-ribulose-5-phosphate 3-epimerase, which gives rise to MNLKNTEINFPLGIYEKAIDKRLTFVDKIKVAKKAGFDFIEMSVDESDEFAARLDFSKNQIKEIRDTLFENDFYINSLCLSLHRKFPFGAKDEKIRQKALEIMEKALILAKNLGIRIIQLAAYDIYYEQPHPDSEIFFIQTMKKIVQLARKYSVTIAFESMDTKFAGTISRLLYLQKQIGSGVLLYPDLGNLSRFSNDLEAEIKLGKSEIVAFHFKDTLPGIFKNLEFSQGDVDFVSVFSYILKAQIAVPFVIEMWHKEENFDQNLPLSENMAKQSQIIAKARDFFIENLRIAYENQR
- a CDS encoding HAD family hydrolase, producing the protein MDKNNNTIKEKLKNIENFVFDLDGTLLKSDHQISPKSVETIEKLKKDGKKIIFCSGRPWYFIKKYYFALKPDFPIISCNGSLIYDYKNESVVFSKTFSPSQVLEIFKSLAKNQVFFLIYTTKNMLAFSQKQTTCPWFSFLKNENENFSEAEKLPLEFYDYESLSQSEISNLDVVKFLLIKRDSNPELFEKSMDELKNVQGIYFVQSQSSVIDIMISGSNKGQGLNYLEQNYDLNLDKTLSFGDAKNDISMFGQTKLAIAMGQASEEVKQHADYITDSNDTEGIANFFSKYYG